One window from the genome of Dasypus novemcinctus isolate mDasNov1 chromosome 26, mDasNov1.1.hap2, whole genome shotgun sequence encodes:
- the LOC101431762 gene encoding vomeronasal type-1 receptor 90-like has translation MNENKELSSFTALRYFFYSQSGTGISANTVLLLHVLTLLPEHRLKPTDLTIGHLAFIHTVMQLTTGFVATDTFGSQNVWNDLTCKSVFFLHRLMRGLSISTTCLLSVLQAITLSPRSSCLAKFKHKSSNHNLCLLLLLWVFNMSICVHLLISTVATPNVTSASLLLVTKSCSLWLTSCYLRFTLSILEIVQDVFFMGLMVVCSGYMVVLLYRHKRRSQHLHSSKRSPRASPEERAARTILLLMSFFVIMYIFDSIISSSSGLSWNHDLVHLCIQMLVGNSYGTISPLVLISSERRIMKFLKCMWGKDHKCLFIQR, from the coding sequence atgaatgaaaacaaggaaCTTTCCAGTTTTACTGCCCTAAGGTATTTCTTTTACTCCCAGTCTGGCACTGGGATCTCAGCCAACACTGTCCTTCTCCTCCACGTCCTCACACTCCTTCCTGAGCACAGACTGAAGCCCACTGACCTGACAATCGGTCACCTGGCCTTCATCCACACAGTAATGCAGCTAACCACAGGGTTCGTTGCCACCGACACTTTTGGGTCTCAGAATGTTTGGAATGACCTCACATGTAAATCAGTTTTCTTCTTGCACAGGTTGATGAGGGGCCTCTCCATTTCCACCACCTGCCTGCTGAGTGTTCTCCAGGCCATCACCCTCAGCCCCAGAAGCTCCTGTTTGGCAAAGTTCAAACATAAATCCTCAAATCACAATCTGTGTCTCCTGCTCTTGCTATGGGTCTTCAACATGTCCATTTGTGTTCACCTCCTAATCTCCACTGTTGCCACCCCCAATGTGACCTCGGCCAGTCTTCTGTTAGTCACTAAATCCTGCTCTCTTTGGCTGACGAGTTGCTACCTCAGGTTCACATTGTCCATACTGGAGATAGTCCAAGATGTCTTCTTTATGGGGCTCATGGTCGTCTGTAGTGGATACATGGTGGTTCTCCTGTACAGGCATAAGAGGCGGTCCCAGCATCTTCACAGCAGCAAGCGTTCTCCAAGAGCATCCCCAGAAGAAAGGGCCGCCCGGACCATTCTGTTGCTCATGAGTTTCTTTGTGATAATGTACATTTTTGACAgcatcatctcttcctcctcaggACTGTCATGGAACCATGATCTTGTTCATCTGTGTATCCAGATGCTTGTGGGCAACAGCTATGGCACAATCAGTCCTTTGGTGCTAATCAGTTCTGAAAGGCGAATAATGAAGTTCTTAAAATGCATGTGGGGGAAGgatcataaatgtttatttattcagAGATAG